Proteins from a genomic interval of Paenibacillus sp. FSL R5-0623:
- a CDS encoding aminoglycoside phosphotransferase family protein — MTTRIYFGSNQLGEVAAVPLQDALNELDLGTLEDYRRTDKGVMGQTLLIRSSRGEYILKGNPLYAGQLQEEKFFVEQLAKHTSIPVPDPYLLHEDTHLLGWSYAIMPRLPGNHLYDPAFKASLSQQDQEEIACMFAHTLVELHRWKVPDAGEYDPVAQQIVSFAGDYLDWLYGTIRHWLHDAEQYSVITDEDVQWVDEQFKNAEPAFRTKAVPCFVMGDFKVENILIQNPNDRSSGWQISGLFDFTTAYFGDGTADLTKISTRYVREGQPELAAQFLRCYRDLVCAADEEKCQHFRTRLSMHLLYQRILWWGEAKATGQVTWAADLPFAQWAQQSINSIVALLD, encoded by the coding sequence ATGACAACCCGTATATATTTTGGTTCCAATCAACTTGGCGAAGTGGCCGCAGTTCCATTGCAGGATGCGCTGAATGAGCTTGATCTGGGAACCCTTGAAGATTATCGACGAACAGATAAAGGTGTTATGGGTCAGACACTGCTCATTCGCTCTTCCCGTGGAGAGTATATTCTGAAAGGCAATCCTTTATATGCAGGACAGTTACAGGAAGAAAAGTTCTTTGTAGAACAACTGGCAAAACATACGTCCATTCCTGTCCCTGATCCATATTTATTACATGAAGATACCCATCTGCTAGGCTGGAGTTATGCCATAATGCCACGCCTGCCCGGGAATCACCTGTATGATCCGGCATTCAAGGCTTCACTGTCACAGCAAGATCAGGAAGAGATCGCCTGTATGTTTGCCCATACTTTGGTTGAACTGCACCGCTGGAAGGTGCCTGATGCCGGGGAATATGATCCTGTAGCGCAGCAGATTGTTTCCTTTGCAGGCGATTATCTGGACTGGTTGTACGGAACCATCCGTCACTGGTTACATGATGCTGAACAGTACTCGGTGATTACGGATGAAGATGTTCAGTGGGTGGACGAGCAATTCAAAAATGCTGAACCGGCATTTCGGACCAAAGCTGTTCCGTGTTTTGTCATGGGAGACTTCAAGGTCGAGAATATTTTGATTCAAAATCCGAATGACCGTTCTTCAGGGTGGCAGATTAGTGGTTTGTTCGATTTTACAACCGCCTATTTCGGAGATGGCACAGCCGACCTAACCAAAATATCCACCAGGTATGTTCGTGAGGGTCAACCAGAACTGGCCGCACAGTTCCTTCGCTGCTACCGGGATCTGGTCTGTGCAGCAGATGAAGAGAAATGCCAACACTTCCGCACACGTCTCAGCATGCATCTGCTCTATCAACGTATCTTATGGTGGGGGGAAGCCAAAGCGACTGGACAAGTGACGTGGGCAGCCGATCTGCCTTTTGCACAGTGGGCGCAGCAGTCCATTAATTCAATTGTCGCATTGCTAGATTAG
- a CDS encoding SMI1/KNR4 family protein, with protein MERELLEQINLWHEQDQFSLIIEHIERIPVSERDYDLIGQLARAYNNDARYHKAIQQLLSVEEQGVNDPLWQYRLGYAYCHIASYEQALLAFERANELQPHDESTLEFLSQIRPFAEKMRRDRQRHEEQVTEWEQRGTLNHLRAASGTYNPVTFWKQSDYARDNHVSAPFDEATIVSIEHELGYKLPASYIQLMSTQNGGIPALTVFPTQEATSWAEDHIAISSIMGIGHDKIYALAGELGSRFMIEDWGYPDLGIVICDCPSAGHDVVMLDYRFCGPEGEPCVVHVDQENDYEITYLAPNFEAFIRGLVDEDTYDLSDEENED; from the coding sequence ATGGAAAGAGAACTGCTGGAACAAATTAATTTGTGGCATGAGCAGGACCAATTCAGTCTCATTATTGAACATATTGAACGTATCCCCGTCTCAGAGCGGGATTATGATCTGATTGGTCAACTCGCCAGAGCCTATAACAATGATGCACGTTATCACAAAGCCATTCAACAACTGTTGTCTGTCGAGGAGCAAGGGGTAAACGACCCGCTCTGGCAATACCGCTTGGGTTATGCATACTGTCATATAGCGAGTTATGAACAGGCACTACTGGCTTTTGAGAGAGCTAACGAACTTCAGCCACATGATGAATCAACCCTTGAATTTCTAAGTCAGATTCGACCTTTCGCTGAGAAGATGCGGCGGGATCGACAACGCCATGAAGAACAAGTAACAGAATGGGAGCAGCGTGGCACGTTGAACCATCTTCGTGCTGCTTCAGGAACCTACAACCCAGTGACATTCTGGAAGCAGAGTGATTATGCACGGGACAACCATGTGTCGGCTCCCTTTGACGAAGCCACGATTGTTTCGATTGAACACGAATTGGGTTACAAGCTCCCTGCCTCCTATATTCAACTGATGAGTACGCAAAACGGCGGTATCCCTGCGCTCACTGTATTTCCCACCCAAGAAGCGACTTCCTGGGCTGAGGATCATATTGCCATTTCAAGCATTATGGGAATCGGACACGATAAAATATACGCACTCGCTGGTGAGCTGGGAAGCCGGTTCATGATCGAGGATTGGGGATACCCCGACCTGGGGATTGTGATCTGTGATTGTCCATCCGCTGGTCATGATGTTGTTATGCTGGATTATCGCTTCTGTGGCCCTGAAGGCGAACCCTGTGTAGTTCATGTGGATCAGGAAAATGATTATGAGATTACATATCTTGCGCCGAATTTTGAAGCTTTCATCCGTGGATTGGTTGATGAGGATACGTATGACCTGTCTGACGAAGAGAATGAGGACTAA
- a CDS encoding ribonucleotide-diphosphate reductase subunit beta: protein MQVQKIFNTEAPNQSTRIIEGECSGILNWNDIRMPHMYKLYKVLLLNHWIADEIPMSKDASQFAQLDEEEQRTFKINISLLAVLDSMQTMFVGDVKRYFTDSSLEAISAIIGQQEVVHNQSYSYVLSSIVSDREQKEIFEYWKHDPVLLDRNRFIADIYQTFRDEPSPQTFFQAMVADLVLEGIFFYSTFAFFYNLARDQKMMATSQMISYIQRDENQHCYFFAEVYKQLLVDFPELNTPENMDYVYKTIHRAVELETNWAHYTLSNVRGIDLNELEDYIKYIANKRLRLMGMEKAYEGVDVNCMPWIKPFSDEALNATKTDFFEAKSRNYGKVGDDNGFDDL from the coding sequence ATGCAAGTACAGAAAATTTTCAACACCGAAGCCCCTAACCAATCAACCCGTATTATTGAAGGTGAATGCTCCGGTATCCTGAACTGGAACGACATTCGCATGCCTCATATGTACAAATTGTACAAAGTATTGCTGCTCAACCACTGGATCGCAGACGAGATTCCAATGTCCAAAGATGCTTCCCAGTTTGCTCAACTGGATGAAGAAGAGCAACGTACATTCAAAATCAACATCTCCCTGCTCGCGGTACTTGATTCCATGCAGACGATGTTTGTTGGTGATGTAAAACGTTATTTTACCGATTCTTCACTCGAAGCGATCTCGGCCATTATCGGACAACAGGAAGTTGTTCATAACCAATCCTACTCCTACGTCCTGTCTTCGATCGTATCTGATCGGGAGCAAAAGGAAATTTTTGAGTATTGGAAACATGATCCAGTTCTGCTTGACCGTAACCGTTTCATCGCAGACATCTACCAAACTTTCCGGGACGAGCCGTCTCCACAGACGTTCTTCCAAGCTATGGTAGCCGATCTGGTACTCGAAGGTATCTTCTTCTATAGTACGTTTGCCTTCTTCTACAATCTGGCCCGTGACCAGAAAATGATGGCAACCAGCCAGATGATCTCGTATATCCAGCGGGATGAAAACCAACACTGTTACTTCTTCGCTGAAGTGTACAAACAGCTGCTGGTAGACTTCCCTGAACTGAACACACCTGAGAACATGGACTATGTATACAAAACAATCCATCGTGCTGTTGAACTTGAAACCAACTGGGCACATTATACACTCAGCAACGTGCGCGGTATTGACCTGAACGAGTTGGAAGATTACATCAAGTACATCGCCAACAAACGTCTGCGTCTGATGGGTATGGAAAAAGCATATGAAGGTGTGGATGTAAACTGCATGCCTTGGATCAAACCATTCTCCGATGAAGCATTGAATGCAACCAAAACCGACTTCTTCGAAGCTAAATCCCGTAACTACGGTAAAGTTGGCGACGATAACGGATTTGACGATTTGTAA
- a CDS encoding ribonucleoside-diphosphate reductase subunit alpha, with translation MPQVVTKPNNRQLAFDDMRISVYADRTLEGLEMLDKERLVRGVNSKLRRDEVTGDEISNAFIMSALELVTKEEPNWKFAAARSLLTSLYKKAATNRRYKSYPDEPYGAFHPLLVDLVKKGIYREELLECYTKEQIDELAECIDYRNDLLFDYIGLLTLAERYLAHDFDGKVMELPQERYMVIAMFLMHQEPAEKRMDLVKEAYWAMSNMYMTAATPTMSNAGKKVAGQLSSCFIDTVDDSLEGIFDSNTDVARLSKMGGGIGVYLGKVRARGSDIRGHQNTSSGVIPWIRQLNNTAVSVDQLGTRKGAIAVYLDVFHKDILAFLDLKLNNGDERMRAHDVFHGICLPDLFMERVSSRGEWSLFCPHETKKVMGWKDENGRALGLEDFYDESFGEGAFRDKYEEAVNHPLLSRITVQAIDIMKRVLKSQLETGTPYMFYRDTVNRSNPNRAHGMVYSSNLCTEIMQNQSATVIEKEELVTKDGQTRIVISKVPGDFVVCNLNSIHLARAIPHNVLERLVPIQVRMLDNVIDINNIEVLQAQYTNSQYRAVGLGTFGLHHLLALEGIHWESDEAVAYNDNLYEKINYLLVKSSMELSKEKGHYPKFKGSDWESGHYFDQREYTSGERVGEFVTTEQWKELQAEVRQNGVRNAWLFAIAPNGSTSIIAGSTASIDPLYELLSYEEKTTYKIANPAPDLSEKTSPYYQTAFQVDQHASINMAAARQRHVDQGQSFNFYVRPDIKATEFLELHLHAWRAGMKSTYYVRSRALTIEES, from the coding sequence ATGCCACAAGTTGTGACCAAGCCGAATAACCGCCAGCTTGCCTTTGATGATATGCGCATCTCGGTATATGCCGACCGTACTCTGGAAGGACTGGAAATGCTGGACAAGGAACGTCTGGTACGTGGGGTAAACAGCAAGCTCCGCCGTGATGAAGTTACCGGAGACGAAATCAGCAACGCTTTTATCATGAGCGCACTGGAACTGGTAACTAAAGAGGAGCCTAATTGGAAATTTGCAGCGGCGCGCTCTCTGCTCACTTCCCTTTACAAAAAAGCGGCTACCAACCGCAGATACAAGTCTTACCCGGACGAGCCTTATGGCGCATTCCATCCTCTTCTTGTAGATCTCGTGAAAAAAGGTATCTACCGCGAAGAATTGCTGGAATGTTACACCAAAGAACAGATCGATGAACTTGCTGAGTGCATTGACTACCGCAACGATCTGCTCTTCGATTACATCGGCTTGCTCACACTGGCAGAACGTTACCTCGCACACGATTTTGATGGAAAAGTAATGGAATTGCCGCAAGAGCGTTATATGGTTATCGCCATGTTCCTAATGCACCAAGAGCCTGCCGAGAAACGTATGGATCTCGTCAAGGAAGCATACTGGGCAATGAGCAACATGTATATGACCGCAGCTACTCCTACGATGTCCAATGCAGGTAAAAAAGTAGCCGGTCAACTTTCCAGCTGCTTCATTGATACGGTGGACGACTCACTCGAAGGTATCTTTGATTCCAACACGGATGTAGCTCGTCTGAGCAAAATGGGTGGCGGCATCGGCGTTTACCTCGGCAAAGTCAGAGCTCGTGGTTCGGATATCCGTGGTCACCAAAATACAAGTTCCGGTGTAATCCCTTGGATTCGCCAACTGAACAATACAGCGGTCAGCGTAGACCAGCTCGGTACGCGTAAAGGTGCCATTGCTGTATATCTGGACGTCTTCCACAAAGACATTCTGGCCTTCCTCGATTTGAAGCTGAACAACGGTGACGAGCGTATGCGTGCGCATGACGTATTCCACGGCATCTGTCTGCCTGACTTGTTCATGGAACGGGTATCCAGCCGCGGCGAATGGAGCTTGTTCTGTCCACACGAAACAAAGAAAGTGATGGGCTGGAAGGACGAGAATGGTCGTGCACTCGGACTGGAAGATTTCTATGATGAGTCCTTTGGCGAAGGTGCGTTCCGTGATAAATACGAAGAAGCGGTGAATCACCCACTGTTGTCCCGGATTACAGTACAGGCAATTGACATCATGAAGCGTGTACTTAAATCCCAACTGGAGACAGGTACGCCATACATGTTCTACCGCGATACGGTTAACCGCTCGAATCCTAACCGTGCACACGGTATGGTATACTCCTCCAACCTGTGTACCGAAATTATGCAGAACCAGTCTGCCACTGTAATTGAAAAGGAAGAACTCGTAACCAAGGATGGACAAACTCGCATCGTGATTTCAAAAGTGCCTGGCGACTTTGTTGTCTGCAACCTGAACTCCATCCATCTGGCACGTGCTATACCTCATAATGTATTGGAGCGTCTCGTTCCAATTCAGGTGCGCATGCTGGACAACGTTATCGACATTAACAACATTGAAGTGTTGCAAGCCCAATATACCAACAGCCAATATCGCGCAGTCGGTCTGGGAACGTTTGGACTTCACCACCTGCTTGCTCTCGAAGGCATTCATTGGGAGTCTGACGAAGCTGTAGCGTATAACGATAATCTGTATGAAAAAATTAACTACCTGCTTGTGAAATCCAGTATGGAGCTGTCCAAAGAAAAAGGACATTATCCGAAATTCAAAGGTTCCGATTGGGAAAGTGGTCATTACTTCGACCAACGGGAGTACACATCAGGTGAGCGCGTAGGTGAATTCGTGACAACCGAACAGTGGAAAGAACTGCAAGCCGAAGTACGACAAAACGGTGTACGTAATGCTTGGTTGTTCGCCATTGCACCTAACGGTTCCACGTCCATTATTGCTGGTTCAACGGCTAGTATTGATCCGCTCTATGAGCTGTTATCTTATGAAGAGAAAACAACTTACAAAATTGCCAATCCGGCTCCGGATCTGTCCGAAAAAACAAGCCCTTATTACCAAACGGCGTTCCAGGTGGATCAACATGCTTCCATTAATATGGCGGCTGCCCGTCAGCGCCACGTCGATCAGGGACAAAGTTTCAACTTCTACGTTCGACCAGATATTAAAGCAACAGAATTCCTGGAGTTGCATCTGCACGCCTGGAGAGCCGGCATGAAATCAACTTATTATGTTCGTAGCCGGGCATTAACAATTGAAGAATCTTGA
- a CDS encoding MTH1187 family thiamine-binding protein: protein MAIAEVTVIPIGTGTTSLSSYVADMQKVLEHQRGITYQLTSMSTIIEGPLNEIFTAIAALHEAPFLSGAQRVSTSVKIDDRRDKPDASSIQKLQSVQDKLTSPQAHPN, encoded by the coding sequence ATGGCAATAGCAGAAGTGACTGTAATTCCAATCGGAACGGGTACAACCAGTCTAAGCAGTTACGTGGCGGACATGCAAAAGGTATTGGAACATCAACGGGGCATTACATATCAGTTAACTTCCATGAGCACCATTATTGAGGGACCGCTTAACGAGATCTTTACAGCAATTGCGGCTCTGCATGAAGCGCCGTTTTTGTCAGGAGCTCAGCGTGTTTCCACATCCGTCAAAATTGACGACCGTCGTGATAAACCGGACGCCTCAAGTATACAGAAGTTACAATCGGTTCAGGATAAACTGACATCACCTCAGGCACATCCGAATTAA
- a CDS encoding YjcZ family sporulation protein: MSEVVGGAGYGGWTSTGAILVLFILLVIITKSFWV, from the coding sequence ATGAGTGAAGTAGTCGGAGGCGCAGGATACGGCGGCTGGACATCGACTGGAGCAATCCTGGTTCTGTTCATTCTGCTCGTAATCATCACTAAATCTTTCTGGGTATAA